A single window of Achromobacter xylosoxidans DNA harbors:
- a CDS encoding helix-turn-helix transcriptional regulator, with the protein MNQALEDAAPTEPRREAFLVALGERVRRLRAIRGMTRKGLSQVTGVSERHLANLEHGVGNASILVLLQIAKAFNCALAELVGDVTTESPDWLLIRELLSGRTESDLQRAREALTQLFGVGAGAQRPNRTQRIALIGLRGAGKSTLGQMLADDLGYPFVELNREIERVAGCSILEIHNLYGPNAYRRYERRALEEAVQIYPEMVLATPGGLVSEPATLNLLLAHCYTVWLRATPEEHMGRVMAQGDFRPMSGNNEAMADLKRILAGREAFYAKADLTWVTSHLEVQESFAGLRTQVRKACGLPL; encoded by the coding sequence ATGAACCAAGCGCTAGAAGACGCGGCGCCAACCGAACCCAGGCGGGAAGCTTTCCTGGTGGCATTGGGCGAACGGGTGCGCCGCCTGCGCGCTATCCGCGGCATGACGCGCAAGGGCCTGTCGCAGGTGACCGGCGTGTCCGAACGGCACCTGGCCAATCTCGAGCACGGCGTGGGCAATGCCTCGATCCTGGTGCTGCTGCAGATCGCCAAGGCCTTCAATTGCGCGCTGGCCGAGCTGGTCGGCGACGTCACCACCGAGTCGCCCGACTGGCTGCTGATCCGCGAACTGCTCAGCGGCCGCACCGAGTCCGACCTGCAGCGCGCGCGCGAGGCGCTGACCCAGCTGTTCGGCGTCGGGGCCGGCGCGCAGCGCCCCAACCGTACCCAGCGCATCGCGCTGATCGGCCTGCGCGGCGCGGGCAAGTCCACGCTGGGCCAGATGCTGGCCGATGACCTGGGCTACCCGTTCGTCGAGCTGAACCGCGAGATCGAGCGGGTGGCCGGTTGCAGCATCCTGGAGATCCACAACCTGTACGGGCCCAACGCCTACCGCCGCTACGAGCGCCGCGCGCTGGAAGAGGCGGTGCAGATCTATCCGGAAATGGTGCTGGCCACACCCGGCGGTTTGGTGTCGGAGCCCGCCACGCTCAACCTGCTGCTGGCGCACTGCTACACGGTCTGGCTGCGGGCCACGCCCGAGGAGCACATGGGCCGGGTGATGGCGCAGGGCGATTTCCGGCCGATGTCCGGCAACAACGAAGCCATGGCCGACCTGAAGCGCATCCTGGCCGGGCGCGAGGCTTTCTATGCCAAGGCCGACCTGACCTGGGTCACCAGCCACCTGGAGGTGCAGGAGAGCTTCGCCGGTCTGCGTACCCAGGTGCGCAAGGCTTGCGGTCTGCCGCTGTAG
- a CDS encoding DUF4863 family protein, which yields MSTPERFHALMRQVTGLMAGQALDSALQQRLNQEAGPDSALYADIFATSRQGVADGWMCNREGGGIRYGRVIKPAEDLGGCSVDVVDMDDLAGPHHAHPNGEVDMIMPLTDAARFDGHGAGWLVYGPGSAHRPTVTQGRALVLYLLPGGAIEFTRA from the coding sequence GTGAGCACGCCAGAACGATTCCACGCGCTGATGCGCCAGGTGACGGGCCTGATGGCCGGCCAGGCGCTGGACAGCGCCTTGCAGCAGCGCCTGAACCAGGAGGCCGGCCCCGACAGCGCGCTGTACGCCGACATCTTCGCCACCAGTAGGCAGGGAGTGGCCGACGGCTGGATGTGCAACCGCGAAGGCGGCGGCATCCGCTACGGCCGCGTCATCAAGCCGGCCGAGGACCTGGGCGGCTGTTCGGTCGACGTGGTCGACATGGACGATCTGGCCGGCCCGCACCACGCGCATCCCAACGGCGAAGTCGACATGATCATGCCGCTGACCGACGCGGCGCGCTTCGACGGCCACGGCGCCGGCTGGCTGGTCTATGGCCCCGGCAGCGCCCACCGCCCCACCGTGACGCAGGGCCGCGCGCTGGTGCTGTACCTGCTGCCCGGCGGCGCCATCGAGTTCACCCGCGCATGA
- a CDS encoding benzoate-CoA ligase family protein, translated as MNACPAELNFASHLAALNAPRAAKLAYIDDTRQLTYGELAERVARMAGALRQLGLRREERILLLMQDTADWPVVFLGALHAGVVPVAVNTLLTPDDYAYILNHSRVRAAFVSESLLSTLQAALAQAPGEVEHLVVSRPAAALPAGAHELDALLAAAPLAPAARTLSDEIAFWLYSSGSTGKPKGVVHTHGNLWHTAELYAKPVLGIREDDIAFSAAKLFFAYGLGNGLTFPLSVGATVVLMAERPTPQAVFQRLVRHRPTVFYGVPTLYASMLAAPDLPPREQVAMRVCTSAGEALPRDIGERFQRHFGCDILDGIGSTEMLHIFLSNRAGQLRYGTTGKPVPGYEVQLRDDNGAPVGAGTIGDLYIKGPSAALMYWNNRDKTRQCFLGDWLKSGDKYICDADGYYTYAGRSDDMIKVSGQYVSPVEVENVLVQHEAVLEAAVIGVPDHDGLVKTKAYVVLRPGYAPDANTGADLQRYVKQHLAPFKYPRQIDFTDELPKTATGKIQRFRLRQLEQVTP; from the coding sequence GTGAATGCCTGCCCCGCCGAACTGAACTTCGCCAGCCATCTGGCCGCCTTGAACGCGCCGCGCGCCGCCAAGCTGGCCTACATCGACGACACCCGCCAGCTCACCTACGGCGAACTGGCCGAGCGCGTGGCGCGCATGGCGGGCGCATTGCGCCAGTTGGGGCTGCGGCGCGAGGAACGCATCCTGCTGCTGATGCAGGACACGGCCGACTGGCCGGTGGTGTTCCTGGGCGCGCTGCACGCCGGCGTGGTGCCCGTGGCCGTGAACACCCTGCTGACGCCGGACGATTACGCCTACATTCTCAACCACAGCCGCGTGCGCGCCGCCTTCGTCTCCGAGAGCCTGCTGTCGACCTTGCAGGCCGCGCTGGCGCAAGCGCCCGGCGAGGTCGAACACCTGGTGGTGTCACGCCCCGCGGCGGCGCTGCCCGCCGGCGCGCACGAACTCGACGCATTGCTGGCCGCCGCCCCGCTGGCGCCGGCCGCGCGCACGCTGTCCGATGAGATCGCCTTCTGGCTGTATTCGTCGGGCTCCACCGGCAAGCCCAAGGGCGTGGTCCACACCCATGGCAACCTGTGGCACACCGCCGAGCTGTACGCCAAGCCGGTGCTGGGCATCCGCGAGGACGATATTGCATTCTCCGCCGCCAAGCTGTTCTTCGCCTACGGGCTGGGCAACGGCCTGACCTTTCCGCTGTCGGTGGGCGCCACCGTCGTGCTGATGGCCGAGCGGCCGACGCCGCAGGCCGTGTTCCAGCGCCTGGTGCGGCACCGCCCGACCGTGTTCTACGGCGTGCCGACGCTGTACGCCAGCATGCTGGCCGCGCCCGACCTGCCGCCGCGCGAACAGGTGGCGATGCGCGTGTGCACCTCGGCCGGCGAGGCCCTGCCGCGCGACATCGGCGAACGCTTCCAGCGCCATTTCGGCTGTGACATCCTGGACGGCATCGGCTCGACCGAGATGCTGCACATCTTCCTGTCGAACCGCGCCGGCCAGTTGCGCTACGGCACCACCGGCAAGCCGGTGCCCGGCTACGAGGTGCAACTGCGCGACGACAACGGCGCGCCGGTGGGCGCTGGCACGATTGGCGACCTCTACATCAAGGGCCCGAGCGCCGCGCTGATGTACTGGAACAACCGCGACAAGACGCGCCAGTGCTTCCTGGGCGACTGGCTCAAGAGCGGCGACAAATACATCTGCGACGCCGACGGCTACTACACCTATGCCGGCCGCAGCGACGACATGATCAAGGTCAGCGGCCAGTACGTGTCGCCGGTGGAAGTGGAGAACGTGCTGGTGCAGCACGAGGCGGTGCTCGAAGCCGCCGTGATCGGCGTGCCGGACCACGACGGCCTGGTCAAGACCAAGGCCTACGTGGTGCTGCGCCCGGGCTACGCGCCGGACGCGAACACCGGCGCCGACCTGCAGCGCTATGTGAAGCAGCACCTGGCGCCCTTCAAGTATCCGCGCCAGATCGACTTCACCGATGAACTGCCCAAGACCGCCACCGGCAAGATCCAGCGATTCCGCCTGCGCCAGCTGGAACAGGTCACGCCATGA
- a CDS encoding alpha/beta fold hydrolase, which produces MSAVPAPEPAALADVRAAGRDLRLEYQWIAASRQGAPLLVFLHEGLGSVSMWKDWPRQACEAAGCRGLVYSRYGYGRSTPLATGEKRAVDFMHREAADALPALLAALGIDAKRDRPILFGHSDGGSIALLYAAMHPDAVAGVVVAAPHIFVEDRTVAHIEQARQAYRDTDLRARLARHHDDVDSAFRGWNDVWLDPAFRSWNIEDHLPAIACPVLAMQGVDDEYGTLEQIRGIRRAAPQTRLLEIPDCRHSPHKDQPATVIQAIAGFVGALDQPGRPSGSP; this is translated from the coding sequence ATGAGCGCCGTGCCCGCTCCCGAGCCCGCTGCCCTGGCCGACGTGCGCGCGGCGGGCCGCGACCTGCGCCTGGAATACCAGTGGATCGCGGCGTCGCGCCAGGGCGCGCCATTGCTGGTGTTCCTGCACGAAGGCCTGGGCTCGGTGTCGATGTGGAAGGACTGGCCAAGGCAAGCTTGTGAAGCCGCCGGCTGCCGCGGGCTGGTCTATTCGCGTTACGGCTATGGCCGCTCCACGCCGCTGGCCACCGGCGAAAAGCGTGCGGTCGACTTCATGCACCGCGAGGCCGCCGACGCGCTGCCGGCGCTGCTCGCCGCGCTCGGTATCGATGCCAAGCGGGATCGCCCCATCCTGTTCGGCCACAGCGATGGCGGCTCCATCGCCCTGCTTTACGCCGCCATGCATCCGGACGCAGTCGCGGGCGTGGTGGTGGCCGCGCCGCACATCTTCGTCGAGGACCGCACCGTGGCGCATATCGAACAGGCGCGCCAGGCCTACCGCGACACCGACCTGCGCGCGCGGCTGGCGCGCCATCACGACGACGTCGACTCGGCCTTCCGTGGCTGGAACGACGTCTGGCTGGACCCCGCCTTCCGCAGCTGGAACATCGAGGATCACCTGCCCGCCATCGCCTGCCCGGTGCTGGCGATGCAGGGCGTGGACGATGAGTACGGCACGCTCGAACAGATACGCGGCATCCGCCGCGCCGCGCCGCAGACGCGGCTGCTGGAAATTCCCGACTGCCGCCATTCGCCGCACAAGGACCAGCCCGCCACCGTAATCCAGGCCATCGCCGGCTTCGTCGGCGCGCTGGACCAACCCGGCCGCCCCAGCGGCAGCCCATGA
- a CDS encoding ABC transporter substrate-binding protein translates to MTHALTRAALGAALMLAASGALAADKLKVGFMLPYSGTYAALGNAIENGFKLYVAEQGGKLGGREIEYFKVDDESNPSKAAENANRLIKRDQVDVLIGTVHSGVAMALAKAAKDADTTLIVTNAGANAITGPLCGPGIFRTSFTNWQPAYAMGPVAKARGHKTAVTITWKYAAGDEAIGGFKEGFEQAGGKVVKELSLPFPNVEFQSLLTEIAALKPDMVFTFFAGGGAVKFVQDYHAAGLDKTIPLYGSGFLTDGTLQAQGASAQGLLTTLHYADGLNTPRDNAFRADYGKTYNMQPDVYAVQGYDAAQLMQSGLAAVKGDFGKKAEFREAMRGATVDSPRGAFTLSKAGNPVQDIYLRRVDGLENKVVDVAVRKLADPARGCKL, encoded by the coding sequence ATGACCCACGCCCTGACCCGGGCCGCGCTAGGCGCGGCGCTGATGCTGGCCGCAAGCGGCGCCCTGGCCGCCGACAAGCTCAAAGTCGGTTTCATGCTGCCCTACAGCGGCACCTACGCCGCGCTCGGCAACGCCATCGAGAACGGCTTCAAGCTGTATGTGGCCGAGCAGGGCGGCAAGCTCGGCGGGCGCGAAATCGAATACTTCAAGGTGGACGACGAATCCAATCCGTCCAAGGCCGCCGAGAACGCCAACCGCCTGATCAAGCGCGACCAGGTCGACGTGCTGATCGGCACCGTGCACTCGGGCGTGGCGATGGCGCTGGCCAAGGCCGCCAAGGACGCCGACACCACCCTGATCGTGACCAACGCCGGCGCCAACGCCATCACCGGCCCGCTGTGCGGCCCCGGCATCTTCCGCACCTCGTTCACCAACTGGCAGCCGGCCTACGCCATGGGCCCGGTGGCCAAGGCGCGCGGCCACAAGACGGCGGTCACCATCACCTGGAAGTACGCGGCCGGCGACGAGGCCATCGGCGGCTTCAAGGAAGGCTTCGAGCAGGCCGGCGGCAAGGTGGTCAAGGAACTGAGCCTGCCCTTCCCCAACGTCGAATTCCAGTCGCTCCTGACCGAGATCGCCGCGCTCAAGCCCGATATGGTGTTCACTTTCTTCGCCGGCGGCGGCGCGGTGAAATTCGTGCAGGACTATCACGCCGCGGGACTGGACAAGACCATCCCGCTGTACGGCTCGGGCTTTCTCACCGACGGCACGCTGCAGGCGCAGGGCGCGTCGGCACAGGGGCTGCTGACCACGCTGCACTATGCCGACGGCCTGAACACGCCGCGCGACAACGCCTTCCGCGCCGACTACGGCAAGACCTACAACATGCAGCCTGACGTATACGCGGTGCAAGGCTACGACGCCGCGCAACTGATGCAGTCGGGGCTGGCAGCGGTCAAGGGCGACTTCGGCAAGAAGGCCGAATTCCGCGAAGCCATGCGCGGCGCCACGGTCGACAGCCCGCGCGGCGCATTCACGCTGTCCAAGGCCGGCAACCCGGTGCAGGACATCTACCTGCGCCGCGTCGACGGCCTGGAGAACAAGGTGGTCGACGTGGCCGTGCGCAAGCTGGCCGACCCGGCCCGCGGCTGCAAGCTCTAG
- a CDS encoding branched-chain amino acid ABC transporter permease: MDLGILLIQSLNAFQYGLLLFLVASGLTLIFGIMGIINLAHGSFYMIGAYMAFALGPAVDRWLGGGFVATLAVCVLAAAALGYLLEAAFFSYLYRRNHLQQVLMTYGLILVFEELRSILVGNDVHGVPLPSWLQGSIALGDVMTYPVYRLFISAVGIAVALLLYWVIARTRLGMMLRAGASNREMTGSLGIDVNKLYRLVFAAGVALAALAGSIAAPVSSVYPGMGNGVLIICFVVVVIGGIGSIRGAFLAAMLVGVVETFGQVLFPAAAGVLVYVLMAAILLCKPEGLFKQG, encoded by the coding sequence ATGGACCTCGGCATCCTGCTCATCCAGAGCCTGAACGCCTTCCAGTACGGCTTGTTGCTGTTCCTGGTGGCCAGCGGGCTCACGCTGATCTTCGGCATCATGGGGATCATCAACCTGGCGCACGGCAGCTTCTACATGATCGGCGCCTACATGGCGTTCGCGCTGGGGCCGGCGGTGGACCGCTGGCTCGGCGGCGGCTTCGTCGCCACCCTGGCGGTGTGCGTGCTGGCCGCGGCCGCGCTCGGCTATCTGCTGGAGGCGGCGTTCTTCAGCTACCTGTACCGCCGCAACCACCTGCAGCAGGTGCTGATGACCTACGGCCTGATCCTGGTGTTCGAGGAACTGCGCAGCATCCTGGTGGGCAACGACGTGCACGGCGTGCCGCTGCCGTCCTGGCTGCAGGGCAGCATCGCGCTGGGCGACGTGATGACCTACCCGGTGTACCGGCTGTTCATCTCGGCGGTGGGCATCGCGGTGGCGCTGCTGCTGTATTGGGTCATCGCGCGCACGCGGCTGGGCATGATGCTGCGCGCCGGCGCCAGCAACCGCGAGATGACCGGGTCGCTGGGCATCGACGTCAACAAGCTGTACCGGCTGGTGTTCGCCGCCGGCGTGGCGCTGGCGGCGCTGGCCGGCAGCATCGCCGCGCCGGTGTCGTCCGTATATCCCGGCATGGGCAACGGCGTGCTGATCATCTGTTTCGTGGTGGTGGTGATCGGCGGCATCGGCTCGATCCGCGGCGCGTTCCTGGCGGCGATGCTGGTGGGCGTGGTCGAGACCTTCGGCCAGGTGCTGTTCCCCGCCGCGGCGGGCGTGCTGGTGTACGTGCTGATGGCCGCGATTCTGCTGTGCAAGCCCGAAGGGCTGTTCAAACAGGGCTGA
- a CDS encoding branched-chain amino acid ABC transporter permease has translation MNVNRLLPVATLLALAAFAWSGSDYYTGLAVKIMIYAVFALSLQLLVGGAGLVSLGHAAFFGIGAYAAALLSPSSEAASLWWLLPAALLAAAAYAALTGALALRTRGVYFIMVTLAFAQMAYYVFHDTKVGGGSDGIYLYFRPRAEIGGWLPFDLDQGNAYYFFVLACLALTWGFLALLRRSPFGAALAGIRINEQRMRAAGYSTYPYKLAAYVIGAALAGLAGFLFALKDGFVTPELLAWEQSGLVLLMVILGGMGSLGGAVLGTATLVLLQELFQSQALFGDYARHWHLPLGLAIIALVALLPDGLAGLPAQWRRRRARHAPNAPAASPAAKPLPLPIQGEPHA, from the coding sequence ATGAATGTGAATCGACTCCTGCCCGTCGCGACCCTGCTGGCGCTGGCCGCCTTCGCCTGGAGCGGCAGCGACTACTACACCGGCCTGGCCGTGAAGATCATGATCTACGCGGTGTTCGCGCTCAGCCTGCAATTGCTGGTGGGCGGCGCGGGGCTGGTCAGCCTGGGCCATGCGGCGTTCTTCGGCATCGGCGCCTATGCCGCCGCGCTGCTGTCGCCGTCCTCGGAAGCGGCCAGCCTGTGGTGGCTGCTGCCGGCGGCGCTGCTGGCCGCGGCCGCCTACGCCGCGCTGACCGGCGCGCTGGCGCTGCGCACGCGCGGCGTGTACTTCATCATGGTGACGCTGGCCTTCGCGCAGATGGCGTACTACGTGTTCCATGACACCAAGGTCGGCGGCGGCAGCGACGGCATCTACCTGTATTTCCGGCCGCGGGCCGAGATCGGCGGCTGGCTGCCGTTCGACCTGGACCAGGGCAACGCCTACTACTTCTTCGTGCTGGCCTGCCTGGCGCTGACCTGGGGCTTCCTGGCCCTGCTGCGGCGCTCGCCGTTCGGCGCGGCGCTGGCCGGCATCCGCATCAACGAACAGCGCATGCGGGCGGCCGGCTATTCCACCTATCCCTACAAACTGGCGGCCTACGTCATCGGCGCCGCGCTGGCCGGCCTGGCCGGCTTCCTGTTCGCGCTCAAGGACGGCTTCGTCACGCCCGAGCTGCTGGCCTGGGAACAGTCGGGGCTGGTGCTGCTGATGGTGATCCTGGGCGGCATGGGCAGCCTGGGCGGCGCGGTACTGGGCACGGCCACGCTGGTGCTGTTGCAGGAACTGTTCCAGTCGCAGGCGCTGTTCGGCGACTACGCGCGCCATTGGCACCTGCCGCTGGGCCTGGCCATCATCGCGCTGGTGGCGCTGCTGCCCGACGGGCTGGCCGGCCTGCCGGCGCAGTGGCGCCGGCGTCGCGCGCGCCACGCCCCGAACGCGCCTGCCGCATCGCCCGCCGCCAAACCGCTGCCCCTGCCGATCCAAGGAGAGCCTCATGCCTGA
- a CDS encoding ABC transporter ATP-binding protein: MPDPLLTADAVTRRFGGLTAVNGVSLALRRGEVHAVIGTNGAGKSTLINILSGELAPSSGQVSLGGRDITAWGQPERARAGLGRSYQRSTLFPELSVFENCRLAAQARRQRFWHWWRPASACAVSADLAAQALERTGLAADAARPAGLLPHGRKRQLEIAMCLAGEPQVLLLDEPLAGMGPEETDRILALLQTLKASHAILLVEHDMDAVFRIADTITVMVNGSSIASGDPARIRANAEVRTAYLGEDLDGDFTCAH; this comes from the coding sequence ATGCCTGATCCCCTGCTGACCGCCGACGCGGTCACCCGGCGCTTCGGCGGCCTGACCGCCGTCAACGGCGTGTCGCTGGCGTTGCGACGCGGCGAAGTGCATGCCGTCATCGGCACCAATGGCGCGGGCAAGTCGACCCTGATCAACATCCTGTCCGGCGAACTGGCGCCCAGCAGCGGCCAGGTGTCGCTGGGCGGGCGCGACATCACCGCCTGGGGCCAGCCCGAGCGCGCCCGCGCCGGCCTGGGCCGAAGCTACCAGCGCTCGACCCTGTTTCCCGAACTGAGCGTGTTCGAGAACTGCCGGCTGGCGGCGCAGGCGCGGCGCCAGCGCTTCTGGCACTGGTGGCGGCCGGCCTCGGCCTGCGCGGTCAGCGCCGACCTGGCCGCGCAGGCGCTGGAGCGCACCGGCCTGGCGGCCGACGCCGCGCGGCCGGCGGGCCTGCTGCCGCATGGCCGCAAGCGCCAGCTCGAGATCGCCATGTGCCTGGCCGGCGAACCGCAGGTGCTGCTGCTGGACGAACCGCTGGCCGGCATGGGCCCGGAGGAAACCGACCGCATCCTGGCGCTGCTGCAGACACTCAAGGCCAGCCACGCCATCCTGCTGGTGGAGCACGACATGGACGCGGTGTTCCGCATCGCCGACACCATCACCGTGATGGTCAACGGCAGCAGCATCGCCAGCGGCGATCCAGCGCGGATCCGCGCCAATGCCGAGGTGCGCACCGCCTACCTGGGCGAAGACCTGGACGGAGACTTCACATGCGCGCACTGA
- a CDS encoding ABC transporter ATP-binding protein — protein sequence MRALIEADGLHVYYGASHVLRGVGLRIGAGESVGLVGRNGMGKTTLIRSLVGQVRSAQGRVAVRGADCTRARPHAIAQMGVAYVPEGRGIFPNLSVRENLLVAARAGEQGRRDWTYARVLETFPRLTERLGHGGQQLSGGEQQMLAIGRALMTNPDLLILDEATEGLAPLIVAEIWRIIRQIRATGMSTLIVDRNYRAVLAHTDRCLVMEKGLIVRDGDSAALAAAPEQLTRYLGV from the coding sequence ATGCGCGCACTGATCGAGGCCGACGGCCTGCACGTGTACTACGGCGCCAGCCACGTGCTGCGCGGCGTCGGCCTGCGCATCGGCGCCGGCGAGTCCGTCGGACTGGTGGGCCGCAACGGCATGGGCAAGACCACGCTGATCCGCAGCCTGGTCGGCCAGGTGCGCAGCGCGCAGGGCCGCGTGGCGGTGCGCGGCGCCGACTGCACCCGCGCCCGGCCGCACGCCATCGCGCAGATGGGCGTGGCCTACGTGCCCGAGGGCCGCGGCATCTTCCCCAACCTGAGCGTGCGCGAGAACCTGCTGGTGGCGGCGCGCGCCGGCGAACAGGGACGGCGCGACTGGACCTATGCGCGGGTGCTGGAGACCTTCCCGCGCCTGACGGAACGGCTGGGCCATGGCGGCCAGCAGCTGTCGGGCGGCGAACAGCAGATGCTGGCGATCGGCCGGGCATTGATGACCAACCCCGACCTGCTGATCCTGGATGAAGCCACCGAGGGCCTGGCGCCGCTGATCGTGGCCGAGATCTGGAGGATCATCCGGCAGATCCGCGCCACCGGCATGTCGACGCTGATCGTCGACCGCAACTACCGCGCCGTGCTGGCGCACACCGACCGCTGCCTGGTGATGGAAAAGGGATTGATCGTGCGGGACGGCGACAGCGCGGCGCTGGCCGCCGCGCCGGAACAACTGACGCGCTACCTGGGCGTCTGA
- a CDS encoding acetolactate synthase large subunit, whose product MNGADSLCDTLLANDVDVCFANPGTSEMHFVAALDRKPKMRCVLGLFEGVVTGAADGYARMADKPAATLLHLGPGLGNGLANLHNAKRARTPMVNIVGDHATYHVQYDAPLTSDVEGVARPMSHWVKRGMSAESMSADAAEAIAVARRHPGNIATLILPANSAWTELPADSQVVKVVDEAVPHTTIEAVRAAAKAIRSGEVTTLMLGSTALRQRALDAAGRIARATGVRLLSETSNRRIERGGDRTPVDRLPYPIDLAVAKLKDVRHLVLVGAKAPVGFFAYPGKPSLLAPEDCEKIVLATVEQDLAHALEWLADELGIAADAPRLAAPAPAYEVPASGKLTGAAVNILVAHHLPDNAIVCDESITQGREFPIYSASSAPHDWLMLTGGAIGIGLPLAAGAAVACPDRKVITLQADGSGMYTLQALWTQARENLDCLTVILANRSYATLHGEMKNVGVQEPGRNARRMLDLEEPYLDWTHLARGMGVEAVSVDTVEGFARALQDGLKRRGPFLIEALI is encoded by the coding sequence ATGAACGGCGCTGATAGTCTTTGCGATACCCTTCTGGCCAATGATGTGGACGTCTGCTTCGCCAACCCGGGCACGTCCGAGATGCACTTCGTCGCGGCGCTGGATCGCAAACCGAAGATGCGCTGCGTGCTGGGCCTGTTCGAAGGCGTGGTGACGGGCGCGGCCGACGGCTATGCGCGCATGGCCGACAAGCCGGCCGCCACGCTGCTGCACCTGGGCCCGGGCCTGGGCAACGGCCTGGCCAACCTGCACAACGCCAAGCGCGCGCGCACGCCGATGGTCAACATCGTCGGCGACCACGCCACCTATCACGTGCAATACGACGCGCCGCTGACCAGCGACGTCGAAGGCGTGGCGCGCCCCATGTCGCATTGGGTCAAGCGCGGCATGTCGGCCGAATCGATGTCGGCCGACGCCGCCGAGGCCATCGCCGTGGCGCGCCGCCATCCGGGCAACATCGCCACCCTGATCCTGCCGGCCAACTCCGCCTGGACCGAGCTGCCTGCCGACTCCCAGGTGGTCAAGGTGGTCGATGAAGCCGTGCCGCACACCACCATCGAGGCCGTGCGCGCCGCCGCCAAGGCGATCCGTTCCGGCGAAGTCACCACGCTGATGCTGGGCAGCACCGCGCTGCGCCAGCGCGCGCTCGACGCCGCCGGCCGCATCGCGCGCGCCACCGGCGTGCGGCTGCTGTCCGAAACCTCCAACCGCCGCATCGAGCGCGGCGGCGACCGCACGCCGGTGGACCGGCTGCCCTATCCGATCGACCTGGCCGTGGCCAAGCTCAAGGACGTGCGCCACCTGGTGCTGGTCGGCGCCAAGGCGCCGGTGGGCTTTTTCGCCTATCCCGGCAAGCCCAGCCTGCTGGCGCCCGAGGACTGCGAGAAGATCGTGCTGGCCACCGTCGAGCAGGACCTGGCGCACGCGCTGGAATGGCTGGCCGATGAACTGGGCATCGCCGCCGACGCGCCGCGCCTGGCGGCGCCCGCGCCGGCCTACGAGGTGCCGGCCAGCGGCAAGCTGACCGGCGCCGCCGTCAACATCCTGGTGGCGCACCACCTGCCCGACAACGCCATCGTCTGCGACGAGTCCATCACCCAGGGCCGTGAATTCCCGATCTACAGCGCCAGCAGCGCGCCGCACGACTGGCTGATGCTGACCGGCGGCGCCATCGGCATCGGCCTGCCGCTGGCGGCCGGCGCGGCGGTGGCCTGCCCGGACCGCAAGGTCATCACCCTGCAGGCCGATGGCAGCGGCATGTACACCTTGCAGGCGCTGTGGACGCAGGCGCGCGAAAACCTGGACTGCCTGACGGTGATCCTGGCCAACCGTTCCTACGCCACGCTGCACGGCGAGATGAAGAACGTGGGCGTGCAGGAGCCGGGCCGCAACGCGCGCCGCATGCTCGACCTGGAAGAGCCGTACCTGGACTGGACTCACCTGGCGCGCGGCATGGGCGTGGAGGCGGTCAGCGTCGATACCGTGGAAGGCTTTGCCCGCGCCTTGCAGGACGGCCTGAAGCGCCGCGGCCCGTTCCTGATCGAAGCGCTGATCTGA